The following are encoded in a window of Cryobacterium sp. CG_9.6 genomic DNA:
- a CDS encoding AsnC family transcriptional regulator: MRLLDPLERRIAAALQLDGRSSWSRIAEVLGEPERTVARRGSEMLESKLVQVAALRPQSASVIIRVQTAPGTTRATANALAQRRDSTFAYTMTGGVDCVAEVLTESERMPALLTDEIPGTVGLVRAVSYPIMRYFRTIRGWQPDLLTEVEANAFRAGVTMDTWSLQPPQRLSRVDNEIVEALREDGRVSCERLARLTGVSNATARRRTDWLLQNNHVYIRAVVEPASVGLPVEAFLWIRCEPKNVEAVGRELAASPLVRYAAAVAGEYQIVANVTAKDQAALYTCVTSAPWVAHTESIDVSILLEAFKRGGRMV, translated from the coding sequence GTGCGCCTATTGGACCCGCTTGAGCGGCGGATCGCGGCCGCCCTGCAACTCGATGGCAGGAGTTCGTGGAGTCGGATTGCCGAGGTCTTGGGAGAGCCGGAGCGCACTGTCGCTCGCCGGGGGAGCGAGATGCTTGAGTCGAAGCTGGTGCAGGTGGCAGCACTCCGCCCGCAGTCGGCGTCGGTAATCATTCGAGTGCAGACAGCGCCCGGCACCACCCGCGCGACCGCGAACGCACTGGCCCAGCGCCGGGACTCGACCTTCGCGTACACGATGACGGGTGGCGTGGACTGTGTCGCCGAGGTGCTCACCGAGTCGGAGCGAATGCCAGCGCTTCTCACGGACGAAATCCCTGGAACTGTCGGTCTTGTTCGCGCGGTAAGTTACCCGATCATGCGGTATTTTCGAACCATCCGAGGCTGGCAACCCGACCTGCTCACGGAGGTGGAGGCTAACGCTTTTCGCGCTGGTGTCACGATGGACACGTGGAGCTTGCAGCCGCCACAACGACTGAGCCGGGTTGACAACGAAATCGTCGAGGCCTTGCGCGAGGACGGGCGAGTCTCGTGCGAACGCTTGGCCCGACTGACGGGCGTATCGAATGCAACTGCGCGGCGTCGAACCGACTGGCTCTTGCAGAACAATCACGTCTACATTCGGGCAGTCGTGGAGCCAGCGAGTGTTGGCCTGCCGGTTGAGGCGTTCCTCTGGATTCGCTGCGAACCGAAAAATGTTGAAGCGGTGGGCCGTGAGCTCGCAGCCTCTCCGTTGGTGCGATATGCGGCTGCGGTTGCAGGCGAATACCAGATCGTGGCCAACGTCACCGCAAAAGATCAGGCAGCCCTGTACACGTGCGTCACGTCGGCACCGTGGGTTGCTCACACCGAATCCATCGATGTGAGCATCCTTCTCGAAGCCTTCAAACGCGGCGGACGGATGGTGTAA
- a CDS encoding amidase: MTDQISELSASALSVAIRHGEISANEALDAHFAQIDRVNPQINAVITQDRATARRLAIAADALTASGAALPPLHGVPMTHKDTHATAGLRTTFGSPLFADHVPDHDDLIIQRLKAAGVVTTGKSNVPEFAAGSHTFNEVFGTTTNPYDPSLSAGGSSGGAAAAVAARIQSISDGSDMGGSLRIPASFCNVVGFRPSLGIIPLRPSRDAWSWLSRSGPMAREVKDIALTMSVLAGPDAAAPYPCPVPARRFREPLERDFTGLIIGWSDDFGLGIPVQKEVLRVLHQQLRVLEDLGAIVEEAAPNLQDADEVFSTVRALDFALAYGDLVAQHGNQIKPEVRWNVEQGLALTGAAVVSASLARTRLAEKTGTFFSRYDVFASPATQLLPFNAALRYPTEIDGTTFETYLEWMRSACVISATGLPALCLPAGFSESGLPVGMQLVMNYGQDFELLQVGYGLEQASRHAWRAPELHRPTSLVNALEEGPN, translated from the coding sequence GTGACCGACCAGATTTCCGAACTTTCAGCATCCGCTCTCTCGGTGGCAATCCGCCACGGCGAGATATCGGCAAATGAGGCCCTGGACGCGCACTTCGCTCAGATCGACCGGGTGAACCCCCAGATCAACGCAGTCATCACCCAGGACCGCGCGACCGCCCGGCGTCTGGCGATTGCCGCCGATGCGCTCACTGCGAGCGGCGCCGCCCTGCCGCCCCTGCATGGCGTGCCGATGACCCACAAAGACACCCACGCAACCGCGGGCTTGCGCACGACCTTCGGTTCGCCGCTGTTTGCCGACCATGTGCCCGATCACGATGACCTCATCATCCAACGCCTGAAAGCAGCTGGCGTGGTCACCACCGGCAAATCAAACGTGCCGGAATTTGCCGCGGGATCGCACACCTTCAATGAGGTGTTCGGTACCACGACCAATCCCTACGACCCGAGCCTCAGCGCCGGCGGTAGCAGTGGCGGGGCGGCAGCCGCTGTGGCCGCACGCATCCAGTCCATCTCTGACGGGAGTGATATGGGCGGTTCGTTGCGCATCCCAGCCTCTTTCTGCAACGTAGTGGGCTTCCGTCCGTCCCTCGGCATCATTCCCCTGCGGCCGAGCCGCGACGCGTGGAGCTGGCTGTCCCGCAGTGGCCCGATGGCGCGGGAAGTGAAGGACATTGCGCTGACCATGTCCGTGCTGGCCGGGCCCGACGCTGCGGCACCGTACCCCTGCCCCGTGCCCGCCCGTCGGTTCCGTGAACCGCTGGAACGCGACTTTACCGGACTCATCATCGGCTGGTCCGATGACTTCGGTCTGGGCATACCGGTGCAAAAAGAGGTGCTGCGGGTGCTGCACCAGCAGCTACGTGTTCTCGAGGATCTCGGCGCGATCGTCGAGGAAGCTGCCCCCAACCTGCAGGACGCCGACGAGGTGTTCAGCACCGTGCGTGCGCTCGATTTCGCCTTGGCCTATGGCGATCTTGTGGCGCAGCACGGAAATCAGATCAAGCCCGAAGTGCGCTGGAATGTGGAACAAGGGCTGGCGCTCACCGGCGCCGCGGTTGTCTCAGCATCACTGGCCCGCACACGTCTGGCGGAGAAGACTGGCACGTTCTTCTCCCGCTACGACGTGTTTGCCAGTCCGGCCACCCAGCTGTTGCCCTTCAACGCCGCACTCCGCTACCCGACTGAAATCGACGGAACAACATTTGAAACCTATCTCGAGTGGATGCGTTCGGCCTGCGTCATCTCGGCGACCGGACTGCCAGCGCTCTGCCTGCCCGCCGGGTTCAGCGAGTCCGGGCTGCCGGTTGGCATGCAACTGGTCATGAACTACGGGCAAGACTTTGAGCTGCTGCAGGTGGGTTACGGCTTGGAACAGGCCAGCCGGCATGCCTGGCGTGCACCTGAACTTCACCGTCCGACCAGTCTGGTCAACGCTTTAGAGGAGGGGCCGAATTGA
- a CDS encoding O-antigen ligase family protein, translating into MWLAVLTMVFFVPDALTRWVLPKDALLALAVVIGSLAVARGRLPRWLVTLATVAGGLLLIAVLASANPAAQLWGSWPRYEGLVSMPVYVAAVWLGARLIAPDVEPGGLSTLNRAVIVAATLMGVVSVLEAVGLGPIASDLARPGAFAGNATDQGIIGALITAVLLLPLIRSWSDGTTRAPLGTRLALAVGLGAGLTTVIVAASRAALLATVVVAVVIGVSEIIRLVQSAERRELLRFLGLAAGALALLGAAILAVPLTRSRLLGSSPLSASSVDDRFGMWSESLTLLASRPFVGVGPGGFADAIVAEHDSDWYARVGSDTTLDSPHNWLLQVALDGGVFYLAVILAMVVALTVVALRRWRSLRAAGNLGGADFVIGALAAVVAYGVALLTHFTAPGTAIFAALLCGALISVDAATGARARPPFATHRAHWRLARTTLLAIWLVWLTVVTGAEVSLQGGLVATRTGDVAAAQAAFARAQTLRPWDADVTSIAAQSFTAAAAAGLPGAAGEALRWGERARARLPENVSAAKALAAARQISGDLTGAEATLRDLSALAPFDASVARQLGDVLLMQGDRVAAELEYARAAGLPDASAG; encoded by the coding sequence GTGTGGCTCGCGGTTCTGACCATGGTGTTCTTTGTTCCCGATGCCCTCACGCGGTGGGTTCTTCCCAAGGACGCACTACTCGCCCTTGCCGTGGTCATCGGCTCCCTCGCCGTGGCTCGTGGACGCCTGCCTCGGTGGTTAGTGACCCTCGCGACGGTGGCAGGGGGTCTCCTCCTGATCGCGGTCCTCGCATCGGCGAACCCTGCCGCGCAGCTCTGGGGGAGTTGGCCACGCTATGAGGGTCTCGTCTCGATGCCGGTCTATGTTGCCGCCGTGTGGCTGGGAGCCCGACTGATTGCACCCGATGTGGAGCCGGGTGGGCTGAGCACTCTCAACCGCGCCGTCATCGTGGCCGCGACGCTCATGGGCGTCGTCTCGGTGCTGGAAGCGGTGGGGCTCGGGCCGATTGCCTCGGACCTCGCCCGCCCCGGCGCCTTTGCGGGCAACGCCACGGATCAGGGGATCATCGGCGCCCTGATCACCGCGGTTCTGCTGCTGCCGCTGATCCGATCGTGGTCGGACGGCACCACCCGCGCACCGCTCGGCACTCGCCTGGCCCTCGCGGTCGGGCTCGGTGCCGGCCTGACCACCGTCATCGTTGCGGCATCCCGCGCCGCGCTCCTGGCCACTGTGGTGGTGGCCGTCGTGATCGGGGTGAGTGAAATCATCCGCTTGGTTCAGAGTGCAGAGCGGCGAGAATTGCTGCGCTTTCTGGGGCTCGCCGCGGGGGCGCTCGCGCTGCTGGGCGCCGCGATACTGGCCGTGCCACTCACTCGCAGCAGGTTGCTCGGCTCCAGCCCGCTCTCGGCCAGCAGTGTCGATGACCGCTTCGGCATGTGGTCGGAGAGCCTCACGCTGCTGGCCAGTCGCCCGTTCGTCGGAGTCGGCCCGGGTGGATTCGCGGATGCCATCGTGGCCGAGCACGACTCCGACTGGTACGCCCGTGTCGGGAGCGACACCACGCTGGACTCCCCACACAATTGGTTGTTGCAGGTCGCGCTGGACGGCGGGGTGTTCTACCTCGCGGTGATTCTGGCCATGGTCGTGGCCCTCACGGTCGTCGCCCTCCGTCGGTGGCGATCGCTGCGGGCGGCGGGCAACCTCGGTGGGGCGGACTTTGTGATCGGGGCGCTGGCTGCCGTCGTCGCCTACGGGGTGGCTCTGCTCACGCACTTTACGGCTCCAGGCACAGCCATTTTTGCCGCGTTGCTGTGCGGTGCGCTTATCTCAGTGGATGCCGCCACGGGCGCCCGCGCCCGGCCACCGTTCGCGACGCATCGCGCCCACTGGCGCCTGGCTCGGACCACCCTGCTGGCGATCTGGCTGGTGTGGCTCACGGTGGTTACCGGGGCGGAAGTGTCCTTGCAGGGCGGCCTCGTCGCCACGCGCACGGGTGACGTGGCTGCGGCGCAGGCGGCGTTCGCGCGCGCTCAAACTCTTCGCCCCTGGGATGCGGACGTCACGAGTATCGCTGCGCAATCCTTTACGGCAGCTGCCGCAGCGGGACTGCCTGGCGCCGCGGGTGAGGCGCTCCGCTGGGGCGAACGGGCTCGGGCGAGACTGCCCGAGAACGTCTCGGCGGCCAAGGCACTCGCTGCAGCCCGGCAAATCAGCGGAGACCTCACGGGCGCGGAAGCGACGCTGCGTGATCTTTCTGCACTGGCCCCGTTCGACGCCTCCGTTGCCCGTCAGCTCGGCGATGTTCTCCTGATGCAGGGGGACCGCGTGGCGGCGGAACTGGAGTATGCCCGCGCGGCTGGCCTGCCCGACGCATCCGCTGGCTGA
- a CDS encoding MarR family winged helix-turn-helix transcriptional regulator, with protein sequence MTTEHTTGPTALASADSTAMIGEVIEQMSVLAGHIRAAQRVAAASIDPGMQVFGLKMLRHIARVGPTQATVLGAALAVDKSVISRHVKPLCELGLLRTEPDPSDGRAHFLAVTPLAESKLAELRAGDTAIVHRRLATWSADDLHEFARLLTQLNTP encoded by the coding sequence ATGACGACCGAGCACACCACCGGCCCGACCGCGCTAGCGAGCGCAGACAGCACCGCCATGATCGGCGAGGTCATCGAGCAGATGAGTGTGCTCGCGGGGCATATTCGGGCCGCTCAGCGTGTGGCTGCGGCGAGCATTGACCCGGGCATGCAGGTGTTCGGCCTGAAGATGCTGCGGCACATTGCGCGTGTCGGCCCCACGCAGGCCACCGTCCTCGGCGCGGCCCTCGCCGTGGACAAGAGTGTGATCAGTCGGCACGTGAAGCCACTCTGCGAGCTCGGACTGCTGCGTACCGAGCCCGATCCGAGCGACGGACGTGCCCACTTCCTGGCCGTAACACCGCTGGCGGAGAGTAAGCTCGCCGAGCTGCGGGCGGGCGACACGGCCATCGTGCACCGCCGCCTCGCCACGTGGTCGGCCGACGACCTGCACGAGTTCGCGCGGCTTCTCACGCAGCTGAACACGCCGTAG
- a CDS encoding MDR family MFS transporter, translating to MSRASRRSTAKPRPTISADGSMTHRQVLEALSGLLLGMFVSILAGTVVSTSLPVIIADLDGGQSSYTWVITATLLATTVSTPIWGKFADLFNRKLLIQLSLVIFVLGSALAGFSQDTGTLIGFRVLQGLGAGGLAALSQIIMADIISPRDRGKYAGLFGAVMALGTVGGPLIGGVITDAFGWRWNFFIALPVAIVAIVLLQRTLRLPEQVKRVVRIDYLGAVLIAAGVSLLMIWVTLAGSQFEWVSIASFVMVGSAVLLLGAAVIVEATVAEPIIPLAMFKNRTFSIATIASISVGVSLFGTSLFLSQYMQLARGATPTQSGLLTIPMMGGFLVSSTGFGMLISRTGKWKAIMITGAALVIVGQLLLGTLTSSTNLVLVGVFMFILGAGLGSLMQNLVLVVQNAIDVQSLGVATSGITFFRSLGGTIGVAVLGSVLGTVVADRIRSGIGTLSADQQIAAAGSIGSGTIPNISALPEALRVIVESAYGSGAGTVFLLGAPLAVVTLVMVTLLPNLPLGGKTAIARAHAEKLEGEADARARAARELADMEDILIDVTSASAGLTPVGLNTPTGSIRLPRTADLTHR from the coding sequence ATGTCCCGCGCCTCACGCCGCAGCACCGCAAAGCCTCGCCCCACCATCTCGGCCGACGGCAGCATGACCCACCGCCAGGTTCTCGAAGCCCTCTCCGGCTTACTCCTGGGCATGTTCGTCTCGATTCTGGCCGGCACGGTGGTGAGTACCTCGCTTCCGGTGATCATTGCCGACCTCGACGGCGGACAGTCCTCTTATACGTGGGTCATCACCGCCACCCTGCTTGCCACCACCGTGAGCACGCCCATCTGGGGCAAGTTCGCCGACCTGTTCAACCGCAAGCTGCTCATTCAGCTCTCGCTCGTCATCTTCGTGCTCGGCTCGGCACTGGCCGGTTTCTCGCAGGACACGGGAACCCTCATCGGCTTCCGCGTGCTTCAGGGTCTCGGCGCCGGCGGTCTGGCCGCCCTCAGCCAGATCATTATGGCCGACATCATCAGCCCGCGTGACCGCGGCAAGTACGCCGGTCTTTTCGGTGCCGTCATGGCGCTCGGTACCGTGGGCGGTCCACTCATTGGCGGAGTGATAACGGATGCCTTTGGCTGGCGCTGGAATTTCTTCATCGCGTTGCCCGTCGCCATCGTGGCAATCGTGTTGCTGCAGCGCACGCTGCGGTTGCCCGAGCAGGTGAAGCGCGTTGTGCGCATCGACTACCTCGGCGCGGTGCTCATCGCCGCCGGAGTGTCGCTGCTCATGATCTGGGTGACGCTGGCCGGGTCTCAGTTTGAGTGGGTATCCATTGCCTCGTTCGTCATGGTGGGCAGCGCGGTGCTGCTGCTCGGAGCTGCCGTCATCGTGGAGGCCACGGTGGCGGAGCCGATCATTCCGCTCGCCATGTTCAAGAACCGCACGTTCAGCATCGCCACCATCGCCAGTATCTCGGTGGGCGTCTCACTGTTCGGCACCTCCCTCTTTCTCAGCCAGTACATGCAGCTCGCTCGGGGAGCCACGCCCACCCAGTCGGGACTGCTCACCATTCCCATGATGGGCGGATTCCTGGTGTCGTCCACGGGGTTCGGAATGCTCATCAGCCGCACGGGCAAGTGGAAGGCCATCATGATCACGGGGGCGGCGCTCGTGATTGTCGGCCAGCTGCTGCTCGGGACGCTCACCTCCAGCACCAACCTCGTGCTCGTGGGTGTGTTCATGTTCATTCTCGGTGCCGGTCTCGGTTCGCTCATGCAAAACCTCGTGCTCGTGGTGCAGAACGCCATCGACGTTCAGTCGCTGGGCGTCGCTACGAGTGGCATCACCTTCTTCCGTAGCCTCGGCGGCACCATCGGCGTCGCCGTGCTCGGAAGCGTGCTCGGCACCGTCGTGGCCGATCGCATCCGCTCGGGAATCGGCACCCTGTCTGCAGACCAGCAGATCGCGGCGGCTGGAAGTATTGGCAGCGGCACCATTCCGAACATCTCGGCGCTTCCGGAAGCGCTTCGCGTGATCGTCGAGTCCGCCTATGGATCCGGTGCGGGCACGGTCTTTCTCCTCGGCGCTCCGCTGGCCGTAGTCACGCTCGTGATGGTGACGCTCCTGCCCAACCTTCCCCTCGGCGGCAAGACCGCTATCGCCCGGGCACACGCCGAAAAGCTCGAGGGAGAAGCGGATGCCCGCGCCCGGGCCGCACGCGAGCTTGCGGACATGGAGGATATTCTGATCGACGTGACGTCGGCATCCGCTGGCCTCACGCCCGTGGGGCTCAACACCCCAACGGGATCGATTCGCCTGCCCCGCACTGCGGACCTCACCCACCGATGA
- the rplJ gene encoding 50S ribosomal protein L10, whose amino-acid sequence MANKEATVAELTEKFQSSTAVLLTEYRGLTVAQLKSLRKSISEDATYAVVKNTLTKIAANNAGITSFDEELVGPSAIAFVHGDPVAVAKTLRAFTKANPLLVVKGGYFDGSPLTAEEVGKLADLESREVLLAKLAGAFKASLFGAAYLFQAPLSKAVRTIDALREKQESAN is encoded by the coding sequence ATGGCGAACAAGGAAGCAACGGTCGCCGAGCTTACGGAGAAATTCCAGAGCTCGACCGCCGTACTGCTCACCGAGTACCGCGGTCTCACTGTTGCGCAGCTCAAGAGCCTGCGTAAGTCCATCAGTGAGGACGCCACGTACGCCGTGGTAAAGAACACGCTCACCAAGATTGCGGCCAACAACGCCGGCATCACCTCGTTTGACGAGGAACTTGTCGGACCGTCCGCTATCGCCTTCGTGCACGGAGACCCCGTCGCCGTCGCGAAGACCCTGCGTGCCTTTACCAAGGCAAACCCTCTCCTGGTGGTTAAGGGCGGTTACTTTGACGGTAGCCCGCTCACCGCAGAGGAGGTCGGCAAGCTTGCTGACCTCGAGTCCCGCGAGGTGCTGCTGGCCAAGCTGGCCGGCGCCTTCAAGGCCTCACTCTTCGGAGCCGCTTATCTCTTCCAGGCACCGCTGTCGAAGGCTGTTCGCACCATCGACGCGCTGCGTGAGAAGCAGGAGTCTGCAAACTAG
- the rplL gene encoding 50S ribosomal protein L7/L12 — protein MAKLSTEDLLEQFKGLTLIELSEFVKAFEETFEVTAAAPVAAAGAAVAAVVEEVEEQTAFDVILDAVGDKKIQVIKVVRELTSLGLGEAKAVVDGAPKAVLEGVAKDAADKAKADLEAAGATVTLK, from the coding sequence ATGGCAAAGCTTTCCACTGAAGACCTGCTTGAGCAGTTCAAGGGCCTCACCCTCATCGAGCTCTCCGAGTTCGTCAAGGCATTCGAGGAGACCTTCGAGGTCACCGCAGCAGCCCCCGTCGCAGCAGCAGGCGCCGCTGTCGCCGCTGTCGTCGAAGAGGTTGAAGAGCAGACCGCATTCGACGTCATCCTTGACGCCGTTGGCGACAAGAAGATCCAGGTCATCAAGGTTGTGCGCGAGCTCACCAGCCTGGGCCTCGGCGAGGCCAAGGCCGTTGTCGATGGCGCACCGAAGGCCGTCCTCGAGGGCGTTGCCAAGGATGCAGCCGACAAGGCAAAGGCAGACCTCGAAGCTGCAGGAGCAACCGTAACCCTCAAGTAA
- a CDS encoding LacI family DNA-binding transcriptional regulator — MSTIADVARLASVAKATASRALSGKGYVSEETRERVVSAARTIGYVVSPNAASLVTGRTKSVGVIIPYISRWFFAEVLESIEQALLEQGYDMTLYNLPSASPERDRVFEYFLARKRFDGVISVGVELSDDEVDHLHRLRRPLVGIGGAIRGVHTIAIDDVATARLATEHLLSLGHRDILHIGGNQDEQMDFAVHSKRLSGFLAAMHAADLPTNDAFYACELTVPGGYEMGRSVLGDPRRRPTAIFAASDEIAIGLIVAARELGILVPSELSVIGIDGHPYAEMFRLTTLEQHPRRQGRLAVMSLLANLDIPTPEDASESTVLATNLVMRSSTSAPRAPLHHA, encoded by the coding sequence ATGAGCACGATAGCGGATGTCGCACGGCTCGCCAGCGTCGCCAAGGCCACCGCCAGTCGGGCCCTCAGCGGCAAGGGCTATGTCTCCGAGGAGACCCGTGAGCGCGTGGTCAGCGCCGCACGCACCATCGGTTATGTCGTGTCACCCAACGCCGCGAGCCTCGTGACCGGTCGCACCAAAAGCGTGGGCGTGATCATCCCCTACATCAGCAGATGGTTCTTCGCCGAGGTGTTGGAGAGCATCGAACAGGCCCTGCTCGAGCAGGGCTATGACATGACGCTCTACAACCTGCCATCCGCTTCACCCGAGCGGGACCGGGTCTTCGAATACTTTCTGGCTCGCAAGCGCTTTGACGGCGTGATCTCCGTGGGAGTCGAGCTCAGCGATGATGAGGTTGATCATCTGCACCGGCTGCGCCGGCCCCTGGTGGGTATCGGCGGTGCGATCCGGGGAGTACATACGATCGCGATCGACGATGTTGCCACGGCCCGGCTCGCCACCGAGCATCTGCTCAGCCTCGGGCACCGCGACATTCTGCACATCGGCGGCAACCAGGATGAACAAATGGACTTTGCCGTGCACAGCAAGCGGCTCTCCGGTTTTCTGGCCGCCATGCACGCCGCCGATCTGCCGACGAACGATGCGTTTTACGCCTGCGAGCTCACGGTCCCTGGTGGGTACGAGATGGGCCGCAGCGTACTCGGCGACCCTCGCCGCCGCCCCACCGCCATCTTTGCTGCGAGTGATGAGATCGCCATCGGGCTCATTGTTGCGGCTCGGGAGCTCGGCATCCTGGTGCCGTCGGAGCTTTCGGTCATTGGTATCGACGGGCATCCGTACGCTGAGATGTTCCGGCTCACCACCCTCGAACAGCATCCGCGCCGTCAGGGCCGGCTGGCGGTCATGTCACTGCTGGCCAATCTCGACATCCCGACGCCGGAGGACGCGAGCGAGTCAACGGTGCTCGCCACGAACCTGGTGATGCGCTCGAGCACGAGCGCTCCGCGCGCCCCGCTACACCACGCGTAA
- a CDS encoding ABC transporter substrate-binding protein produces MRSSFHRRIITPVAIAAIAGLTLAGCSGGPGSTTSDAGAAGDGVVTVYSTIADFEAEQLEESWAGWETENNIDIQYEFSKEFESQISIRAQGGNPPDIGIFPQPGLLADLASRGFIKPAPAAVEANVDEYWSADWKKYGTVDDVFYGAPFKANLKGFVWYSPAKFAEWGVEVPETYDEMVALTQTIQEKTGAAPWCAGFGSGDATGWPGTDWVEDLVLRQSGEDVYDQWVANEIPFTDPAIKDAFDAVGEILLNPAYVNAGFGDVKSINSVPFGDVAAPIVDGTCALTHQASFFDGFLADAGGNVGPDADIWAFMTPSIEAGGQAVVGGGEIVGAFTDDADTQAVQEYLSSPEWANSLVSIGGGISANTGVDPDLVDSPILAESIRILQDPDTTFRFDASDLMPGAVGAGTFFKGIVEWINGTPTDEVLTGIEAGWPSS; encoded by the coding sequence ATGCGGTCTTCCTTTCACCGTCGCATTATCACGCCGGTCGCCATTGCGGCGATCGCCGGTCTGACGCTCGCCGGTTGCTCCGGTGGACCCGGATCCACCACGTCCGACGCCGGCGCGGCCGGAGACGGTGTCGTCACCGTCTACAGCACGATTGCGGACTTCGAGGCTGAACAGCTCGAAGAATCCTGGGCCGGCTGGGAAACAGAAAACAACATCGACATTCAGTACGAATTCTCGAAGGAATTCGAATCCCAAATCTCCATCCGTGCACAGGGCGGCAATCCCCCCGACATCGGAATCTTCCCGCAGCCCGGTCTCCTGGCCGACCTCGCCAGCCGCGGGTTCATCAAGCCAGCCCCGGCTGCGGTCGAAGCAAACGTCGACGAGTACTGGTCTGCCGACTGGAAGAAATACGGCACCGTCGACGACGTCTTCTACGGCGCGCCCTTCAAGGCCAACCTCAAGGGCTTCGTTTGGTACTCCCCGGCGAAGTTCGCGGAGTGGGGCGTTGAGGTTCCCGAAACCTACGACGAGATGGTGGCCCTCACCCAGACCATCCAGGAGAAGACCGGGGCGGCTCCCTGGTGCGCCGGATTCGGTTCCGGAGACGCCACGGGCTGGCCGGGAACCGACTGGGTCGAAGACCTCGTGCTGCGTCAGTCTGGAGAGGACGTCTACGACCAGTGGGTGGCCAACGAGATACCGTTCACGGACCCCGCCATCAAGGACGCCTTTGACGCTGTTGGTGAAATTCTGCTGAACCCCGCCTACGTGAACGCCGGCTTTGGTGACGTGAAGTCGATCAACAGCGTGCCGTTCGGTGACGTTGCAGCGCCCATCGTTGATGGCACGTGCGCCCTGACCCACCAGGCATCCTTCTTTGACGGCTTCCTTGCTGACGCGGGCGGCAATGTCGGACCGGATGCTGACATCTGGGCATTCATGACGCCGTCCATCGAAGCGGGTGGCCAGGCTGTTGTCGGTGGTGGCGAGATTGTCGGAGCATTTACCGATGACGCGGACACCCAGGCCGTTCAGGAGTATCTGTCGTCGCCGGAGTGGGCGAACAGCCTCGTCTCGATCGGTGGAGGCATCAGCGCCAACACAGGTGTTGACCCCGACCTTGTCGACAGCCCGATCCTGGCGGAATCGATCAGGATCCTTCAGGACCCCGACACGACCTTCCGCTTTGATGCCTCGGACCTGATGCCCGGCGCAGTCGGCGCGGGAACGTTCTTCAAGGGAATCGTCGAATGGATCAACGGCACGCCAACGGACGAGGTGCTCACCGGCATCGAGGCCGGCTGGCCGTCCAGCTAG